Genomic DNA from Lutibacter sp. A80:
ACTTTTACAAATTTCTGGAATACTAGTTTACGCCAATACCCAAGTGTATTAATCAATAATTATTATACATATATCAGCAACAGTGGAGAGCAAATTACTGAAACTAAAGATTTACATGCTGCAAACTTTACAAATTGTATTATTGATGGTAATTCTAATATTGAATTAATTTTAGATAAAGTTGAAGGAAGTATATTTAACTATTCATTTAAAAACAATTTAATAAAATTTAATGATTACAATCAAAGTTATAAAGACATCATTCAATATGATTTTGAAAACACAAATCACTATGAAAATAACATTTTAAATGGCAATTCAGACTTTAAATCTACCAATAGTAATCAATTAATTATTGGCGAAAATTCCGATGCAATTAAAAATGCAAACCTCCAAGGAAGCGCTCTAGTCCCTTACGATATTTTAGGTGAACTAAGAACTTCTCCGTCAGATATTGGAGCGTACCAACATATTAATTTTAATTAAAACAATATCCCTTTTTTTAATTGATATTTTAAAAACTGTATTTTTACAAAATATATCACAATAAACATATAGCTATTTATTTAAATAAATATGAAAAATATAATAATTACTGGAACAAGTCGCGGTATTGGATTTGAATTAGCACAACTATTTGCTAAAAACAATTACAATGTACTTGCTTTATCTAGAAACGCTGCTCCTTTAAACACCTTAAATCTCAAAAATATTACAACACTTTCTGTTGATTTATCTAATGAAAATGATTTAAATAAAGTAACAAACTTTGTAAATACCAACTGGAAAAATGTAGATATTTTAATTAATAATGCAGGAAAATTAGTAAACAAACCTTTTGAAAAAATTACAAGCACAGACTTTTTAGAAGTGTACAAAGTAAATGTTTTTGCAGTTGCAGAATTAACAAAACAATTAATTCCATTTTTAAACAAAGGCAGTCACGTTGTTAATATTAGTAGTATTGGTGGAGTTTTAGGAAGTGTAAAATTTCCTGGTTTAGCAGCTTACAGCTCTTCAAAAGGAGCTCTGTTAACACTAACAGAAGTATTAGCTGAAGAATATAAAGAACAACAAATCTCTTTTAATGCTATTGCTTTAGGAGCAGTACAAACAGAAATGTTAGAAGAAGCATTTCCTGGTTATAAAGCGCCAGTTACAGCAGTAGAAATGGCCGATTATATTTATAATTTTGCTTTAACTGGAAATAAATTTTATAATGGAAAAATTTTGCAAGTTTCATCTACAACTCCTTAATTTATGATTCAAAAGCTTTCAAAATATATCCCAGAAAATGCTTTAATATTGGTTCAAGAAATTCTTGAAGAACATCCATTAGTTATTAAAATAGTTAAAGAAAGAGCCACAAAACACGGCGATTTTAAAAGAACTATTGATAGCAAAGTTGAAATAACAATTAATAACAACTTAAATCAATACCATTTTTTAATAACATTAATTCATGAATTAGCACATTTTGTAACTTTTAAAAAATACAAACGCATAAAACCACATGGTATTGAGTGGAAAAGAAACTTTCAACATTTAATGTTACCGTTTTTAAATCCGGAAATTTTCCCAGAAGATTTGCTTCCATTGTTAGCTAATTACTTAATAAATCCTAAAGCTAGTACTGGATCCGATGTAAATTTAATGCAAGCTTTAAATAAGTATGATGATAATTCGGGAAAGAGCTTTATATTTGAATTACCACATGGCAGTATGTTTTTATTTAAAAATAAAATCTACAAAAAAGGGAATATTAGAAGAACAAGATATGAATGTGTTGAAATGAAAAGTAAAAAAACTTATTTATTCAACAAAAATGCAGCAGTAGAAATAATAGAACACAATGAATAAAAACTATTACGCAGTTATTATGGCTGGTGGAATTGGCTCTCGATTTTGGCCAATAAGCACCAATAAATTACCTAAACAATTTCATGACATTTTAGGTACAGGAAACTCTTTAATTCAACAAACATATAATCGATTTGACTCTTTA
This window encodes:
- a CDS encoding SDR family oxidoreductase encodes the protein MKNIIITGTSRGIGFELAQLFAKNNYNVLALSRNAAPLNTLNLKNITTLSVDLSNENDLNKVTNFVNTNWKNVDILINNAGKLVNKPFEKITSTDFLEVYKVNVFAVAELTKQLIPFLNKGSHVVNISSIGGVLGSVKFPGLAAYSSSKGALLTLTEVLAEEYKEQQISFNAIALGAVQTEMLEEAFPGYKAPVTAVEMADYIYNFALTGNKFYNGKILQVSSTTP
- a CDS encoding SprT-like domain-containing protein: MIQKLSKYIPENALILVQEILEEHPLVIKIVKERATKHGDFKRTIDSKVEITINNNLNQYHFLITLIHELAHFVTFKKYKRIKPHGIEWKRNFQHLMLPFLNPEIFPEDLLPLLANYLINPKASTGSDVNLMQALNKYDDNSGKSFIFELPHGSMFLFKNKIYKKGNIRRTRYECVEMKSKKTYLFNKNAAVEIIEHNE